In one window of Campylobacter hepaticus DNA:
- the rpsL gene encoding 30S ribosomal protein S12 has product MPTINQLVRKERKKVLEKSKSPALKNCPQRRGVCTRVYTTTPKKPNSALRKVAKVRLTSGFEVISYIGGEGHNLQEHSIVLVRGGRVKDLPGVKYHIVRGALDTAGVAKRTVSRSKYGAKRPKAGAAK; this is encoded by the coding sequence GTGCCAACCATAAATCAATTGGTTAGAAAAGAGCGCAAAAAAGTTTTAGAAAAATCTAAATCTCCAGCGCTTAAAAATTGTCCACAAAGAAGGGGAGTTTGCACTAGGGTTTATACTACAACACCTAAAAAACCAAACTCAGCATTAAGAAAAGTTGCCAAAGTAAGGCTTACTAGTGGTTTTGAAGTCATCAGTTATATAGGTGGTGAAGGTCACAATCTACAAGAACATAGCATAGTTTTAGTACGCGGTGGTAGGGTAAAAGACTTACCAGGGGTTAAATATCACATAGTGCGTGGTGCCCTTGATACAGCAGGTGTTGCAAAAAGAACAGTTTCTCGTTCTAAATACGGTGCTAAACGTCCTAAAGCAGGTGCTGCAAAATAA
- the rpsG gene encoding 30S ribosomal protein S7 encodes MRRRKAPVREVLPDPIYGNKVITKFINSLMYDGKKSTATTIMYGALEAIDKKGGNKKGIDIFNDAIENIKPLLEVKSRRVGGATYQVPVEVRPARQQALAIRWIISFARKRSERTMIDKLAAELLDAANSKGASFKKKEDTYKMAEANKAFAHYRW; translated from the coding sequence ATGAGAAGAAGAAAAGCTCCGGTAAGAGAAGTCTTGCCTGATCCGATTTATGGTAATAAAGTAATCACAAAATTCATCAATTCTTTAATGTACGATGGTAAAAAAAGTACAGCTACAACTATTATGTATGGTGCTTTAGAAGCTATTGATAAAAAAGGTGGCAATAAAAAAGGTATTGATATTTTTAATGATGCTATTGAAAATATTAAACCCCTTTTAGAAGTTAAATCACGTCGTGTTGGCGGAGCAACTTATCAAGTTCCAGTTGAAGTGCGTCCTGCTAGACAACAAGCTTTAGCAATACGTTGGATTATTTCTTTTGCAAGAAAAAGAAGTGAAAGAACTATGATAGATAAACTTGCAGCTGAGCTTTTAGATGCTGCTAATAGTAAAGGTGCTTCTTTTAAGAAAAAAGAAGATACTTATAAAATGGCAGAAGCAAATAAAGCATTTGCTCATTATCGCTGGTAA
- the fusA gene encoding elongation factor G: MSRSTPLKKVRNIGIAAHIDAGKTTTSERILFFTGMSHKIGEVHDGAATMDWMEQEKERGITITSAATTCFWKEHQINLIDTPGHVDFTIEVERSMRVLDGAVAVFCSVGGVQPQSETVWRQANKYGVPRIVFVNKMDRIGANFYNVEEQIRNRLKANPVPLQIPIGAEDNFKGVIDLITMKALVWEDDTKPTDYVEKEIPDELKDKAQEYRVKMIESISETSDELMEKYLGGEELSLEEIKAGIKAGCLNLSIVPMLCGTAFKNKGVQPLLDAVVAYLPAPDEVANIKGEYEDGSEVSVKSTDDGEFAGLAFKIMTDPFVGQLTFVRVYRGCLESGSYAYNSTKDKKERIGRLLKMHSNKREEIKVLYAGEIGAVVGLKDTLTGDTLASEKDKVILERMDFPDPVISVAVEPKTKADQEKMSIALNKLAQEDPSFRVSTDEESGQTIISGMGELHLEIIVDRMLREFKVEAEVGQPQVAYRETIRKTVEQEYKYAKQSGGRGQYGHVFLRLEPLDPGSGYEFVNDIKGGVIPKEYIPAVDKGIQEALQNGVLAGYPVEDVKVTVYDGSYHEVDSSEMAFKLAASMGFKEGARKAGAVILEPMMKVEVETPEDYMGDVIGDLNKRRGQVNSMDERGGNKIITAFCPLAEMFGYSTDLRSQTQGRATYSMEFDHYNEVPKNVAEEIIKKRNG, encoded by the coding sequence ATGTCTAGAAGTACTCCTTTAAAAAAAGTTAGAAATATCGGTATTGCTGCACATATTGATGCGGGTAAAACTACTACAAGTGAGAGAATTCTTTTCTTTACTGGTATGAGCCATAAAATTGGTGAAGTGCATGATGGTGCTGCAACAATGGACTGGATGGAACAAGAAAAAGAACGTGGAATTACTATCACTTCTGCAGCTACAACATGTTTTTGGAAGGAACATCAAATCAATCTTATAGATACTCCAGGTCACGTTGATTTTACTATAGAAGTTGAAAGATCTATGCGTGTTCTTGATGGTGCTGTAGCAGTATTTTGTTCAGTGGGTGGGGTTCAACCTCAAAGCGAGACTGTATGGAGACAAGCAAATAAATATGGTGTACCAAGAATAGTATTTGTTAATAAAATGGATAGAATTGGTGCGAATTTTTATAATGTAGAAGAACAAATTCGTAATCGTTTAAAAGCTAATCCTGTTCCACTTCAAATTCCAATAGGTGCTGAAGATAATTTTAAAGGTGTTATTGATCTTATAACTATGAAAGCTTTAGTTTGGGAAGATGATACTAAACCAACTGATTATGTTGAAAAAGAAATTCCAGATGAGCTTAAAGATAAAGCACAAGAATATCGTGTTAAAATGATAGAATCTATTTCTGAAACTTCAGATGAATTAATGGAGAAATATTTAGGTGGAGAAGAATTAAGCCTTGAAGAAATTAAAGCAGGTATTAAAGCAGGATGTTTAAATCTTTCTATAGTTCCTATGCTTTGTGGTACTGCTTTTAAAAACAAAGGTGTTCAACCTTTGCTTGATGCTGTTGTAGCTTATTTACCTGCTCCAGATGAAGTAGCTAATATCAAAGGCGAATATGAAGATGGTAGCGAGGTTTCTGTAAAATCAACAGATGATGGTGAGTTTGCAGGACTTGCATTTAAAATCATGACTGATCCATTTGTAGGACAACTTACTTTCGTGCGTGTTTATCGTGGATGCTTAGAAAGTGGTTCTTATGCTTATAATTCTACTAAAGATAAGAAAGAAAGAATAGGCCGTCTTTTAAAAATGCATTCTAATAAAAGAGAAGAGATTAAAGTACTTTATGCGGGCGAAATTGGTGCTGTTGTAGGACTTAAAGATACTTTAACAGGAGATACTTTAGCAAGTGAAAAAGATAAAGTAATACTTGAAAGAATGGATTTTCCAGATCCAGTTATTTCTGTTGCGGTTGAACCAAAAACTAAAGCAGATCAAGAAAAAATGTCTATTGCTTTAAATAAATTAGCACAAGAAGATCCGAGTTTTAGAGTATCTACGGATGAAGAAAGTGGTCAAACTATTATTTCAGGTATGGGTGAGTTGCATCTTGAGATTATTGTTGATCGTATGTTGCGTGAATTTAAAGTAGAAGCTGAAGTAGGGCAACCACAAGTAGCTTATCGTGAAACTATTAGAAAAACAGTTGAACAAGAATATAAATACGCAAAACAATCAGGTGGTCGTGGTCAATACGGTCATGTCTTTTTACGTTTAGAACCACTTGATCCAGGTAGTGGATATGAATTTGTTAATGATATTAAAGGCGGGGTTATTCCAAAAGAATATATTCCTGCAGTAGATAAAGGAATTCAAGAAGCATTGCAAAATGGTGTTTTAGCTGGTTATCCTGTAGAAGATGTTAAAGTAACTGTTTATGATGGAAGTTATCATGAGGTAGATTCATCTGAGATGGCTTTTAAACTTGCTGCTTCTATGGGTTTTAAAGAGGGTGCAAGAAAAGCAGGTGCAGTGATTTTAGAACCTATGATGAAAGTTGAAGTTGAAACTCCTGAAGATTATATGGGTGATGTTATTGGCGATCTTAATAAACGTCGTGGTCAAGTTAATAGCATGGATGAAAGAGGGGGTAATAAGATCATCACAGCTTTTTGTCCTTTGGCTGAAATGTTTGGTTATTCAACTGATCTTAGAAGTCAAACTCAAGGTCGTGCGACTTATTCTATGGAATTTGATCATTATAATGAAGTTCCTAAAAATGTTGCCGAAGAAATCATCAAAAAGAGAAATGGTTAA
- a CDS encoding tRNA1(Val) (adenine(37)-N6)-methyltransferase — protein sequence MSDLITLFQSSKGYRYNSDSLLLCDFALDQGVKNDVLDVGAGCGIIGILLKKTVFNLNVSFIDIQEENVKLMDKNLKINQIQADVFHDDFRQFQSAKKFDFIVCNPPFYRKDISQSQNQHKNMSKFSEFLPLDSFLNKANSILKPKGTLYFCYEASALDKICFALKNIKMKITKMRFVYTHKNKKARLVLMELKKGTRSACEILPPFFVYENENLSKQMQDIHLRFRLESYDI from the coding sequence ATGTCAGATTTAATTACATTGTTTCAATCATCTAAAGGTTATCGTTATAATAGTGATTCTTTGCTTTTATGTGATTTTGCTTTAGATCAAGGTGTTAAAAATGATGTACTTGATGTGGGAGCAGGCTGTGGTATCATAGGTATTTTACTTAAAAAAACAGTATTTAATTTAAATGTGTCTTTTATTGATATCCAAGAAGAAAATGTGAAATTAATGGATAAAAATTTAAAAATCAATCAAATACAAGCTGATGTTTTCCATGATGATTTTAGACAGTTTCAAAGTGCAAAAAAATTTGATTTTATAGTTTGTAATCCGCCTTTTTATAGAAAAGATATTTCTCAAAGTCAAAATCAACATAAAAATATGAGTAAATTTTCAGAATTTTTACCTTTAGATTCTTTTTTAAATAAGGCTAATTCTATTTTAAAACCTAAAGGTACTTTGTATTTTTGTTATGAAGCATCAGCTTTGGATAAAATTTGTTTTGCATTAAAAAATATAAAAATGAAAATAACAAAAATGCGTTTTGTTTATACGCATAAAAATAAAAAAGCAAGACTTGTTTTAATGGAACTAAAAAAAGGGACAAGGTCTGCTTGTGAGATTTTACCCCCTTTTTTTGTATATGAAAATGAAAATTTAAGTAAACAAATGCAAGATATTCACTTAAGATTTAGGTTAGAAAGTTATGATATTTAA
- a CDS encoding YkgJ family cysteine cluster protein, translated as MIFNKNFSYAFDQSACEKCGGKCCIGESGNIFASKEELETLRKHFNLSSEEFARKYLRKVGFKMSFKEVEFEDGFACIFFDTQKRNCSIYDFRPKQCRTFPFWEYFKTHQKELEKECIGICYLS; from the coding sequence ATGATATTTAATAAAAATTTCTCTTATGCTTTTGATCAAAGTGCTTGTGAAAAATGTGGTGGTAAATGTTGCATTGGAGAAAGTGGAAATATTTTTGCAAGTAAAGAAGAGTTAGAGACATTAAGAAAGCATTTTAATTTATCAAGCGAGGAATTTGCTCGTAAGTATTTAAGAAAAGTAGGTTTTAAGATGAGTTTTAAAGAAGTTGAGTTTGAAGACGGTTTTGCTTGTATTTTCTTTGATACTCAAAAAAGAAATTGTAGTATTTACGATTTTCGTCCAAAGCAATGTCGAACTTTTCCATTTTGGGAATATTTTAAAACACATCAAAAGGAATTAGAAAAAGAATGTATAGGAATTTGTTATTTATCTTAA
- a CDS encoding ATP-dependent nuclease subunit B, which translates to MYRNLLFILMIFLLSACGSSKINIVYPDYKKYKSNDFDLRVMKAYTYEYYKEYKNARDEFLALYQDYHNSIFLQNAFLLSLANNLDKQEELNNLAKLYWNENDNLKRLSALYALNSNNLFNAQKLMKELLEKKDNDPRNLEIYGDILVRKNDLKNAAKYYRSAYNQIPNEEILFKLIGVYAILNDSLNIKNVLEFSRNINGCTLKTCVLLAKIYFDEKNLEPLKELYKDLYQLSKNKSFLLALIELLNSQGKMKEALNIALEYDLDDDIKLALYQSLKRFDDAKKISLELYNKTQNKEYLLRAAIFEFENASATKKITTELIHSVKQKFEKGIEKESDALYLNYYGYLLIDYDLDVKKGVELVKLALKKDPNNLYYLDSLAWGYYKLGDCKQASVILQRLLKDKELANSEEGKIHIKAIKACIKP; encoded by the coding sequence ATGTATAGGAATTTGTTATTTATCTTAATGATCTTTTTGTTGAGTGCTTGTGGAAGTTCAAAAATTAATATTGTTTATCCTGATTATAAAAAATATAAAAGTAATGATTTTGATTTAAGGGTTATGAAAGCGTATACTTATGAATACTACAAAGAATATAAAAATGCTAGGGATGAATTTTTAGCATTATATCAAGATTATCATAATAGTATTTTTTTACAAAATGCTTTTTTATTAAGTTTAGCAAACAATCTTGATAAGCAAGAAGAGTTAAATAATTTAGCTAAGCTTTATTGGAATGAAAATGATAATCTTAAGCGTCTTAGCGCCCTTTATGCTTTAAATTCTAACAATCTTTTTAATGCTCAAAAACTTATGAAAGAACTTTTAGAAAAAAAAGATAATGATCCTAGAAATTTGGAAATTTATGGCGATATTTTAGTGAGAAAAAATGATTTAAAAAATGCTGCAAAATATTATCGATCTGCTTATAATCAAATTCCAAATGAGGAAATTTTATTTAAATTAATAGGAGTTTATGCTATTTTAAATGATAGTTTAAATATTAAAAATGTTTTAGAATTTTCAAGAAATATTAATGGTTGTACCCTTAAAACTTGTGTATTGTTGGCTAAAATTTATTTTGATGAAAAGAATTTAGAACCTTTAAAAGAGCTTTATAAAGATCTTTATCAACTTAGTAAAAATAAATCTTTTCTTTTAGCTTTGATTGAACTTTTAAATTCACAAGGTAAAATGAAAGAAGCTTTAAATATTGCCTTAGAATATGACTTAGATGATGATATTAAACTTGCTTTATATCAGAGTTTAAAGCGTTTTGATGATGCTAAAAAAATCAGCTTAGAGCTTTATAATAAAACACAAAATAAAGAATATTTATTAAGAGCGGCAATTTTTGAATTTGAAAATGCTAGTGCAACTAAAAAAATCACTACAGAACTTATTCATTCAGTAAAGCAAAAATTTGAAAAAGGTATTGAAAAAGAAAGTGATGCTTTGTATTTGAATTATTATGGGTATTTGCTTATTGATTATGATTTGGATGTGAAAAAAGGTGTAGAATTGGTAAAACTTGCTTTAAAAAAAGATCCTAACAATTTGTATTATTTGGATTCTTTGGCTTGGGGATATTATAAATTAGGAGATTGCAAGCAAGCAAGTGTGATTTTGCAAAGACTTTTAAAGGATAAAGAATTGGCCAATTCTGAAGAAGGTAAGATTCATATCAAAGCTATAAAGGCATGCATAAAACCATGA
- the trpC gene encoding indole-3-glycerol phosphate synthase TrpC, translating into MILDKILEKTKEDLKKRKIQLPYDMLGRSLSANPFFPKDVIKSLKRVEKEIKIIAEVKKASPSKGVIRQDFNPLSIALNYQKAGASAISVLTEEHFFHGNLEYLSLIRRYTCIPLLRKDFIFDEYQILEALVYGADFILLIAKILSMKELKKLLDFARHLGLEVLVEIHDKEDLSKAIFAGASIIGINHRNLEDFSMDMTLCEKLIPQIPNAKIIIAESGLENKEFLNHLQNLGVDAFLMGEYLMRKKDECEALKALF; encoded by the coding sequence ATGATATTAGATAAAATTCTTGAAAAGACAAAAGAAGATTTAAAAAAACGCAAAATTCAACTTCCTTATGATATGCTAGGGCGTTCTTTATCTGCTAATCCTTTTTTTCCAAAAGATGTGATTAAGAGCTTAAAACGAGTAGAAAAGGAAATAAAAATTATTGCAGAAGTGAAAAAGGCAAGTCCTAGCAAGGGAGTTATAAGACAAGATTTTAATCCTTTAAGTATAGCTTTAAATTACCAAAAAGCTGGAGCTTCGGCTATTTCTGTTTTAACTGAAGAACATTTTTTTCATGGAAATTTGGAATATTTAAGTCTTATAAGGCGTTATACTTGTATCCCTTTATTAAGAAAAGATTTTATTTTTGATGAATATCAAATTTTAGAAGCTTTAGTATATGGGGCTGATTTTATCTTGCTTATTGCTAAAATTTTAAGCATGAAGGAGCTTAAAAAACTTCTTGATTTTGCTAGGCATTTAGGGCTTGAGGTTTTAGTAGAAATTCATGATAAAGAGGATTTAAGTAAGGCTATTTTTGCAGGAGCTAGTATTATAGGGATTAATCATCGCAATTTAGAAGATTTTTCTATGGATATGACTTTATGCGAAAAACTTATTCCTCAAATTCCTAATGCAAAGATTATTATTGCAGAAAGCGGTTTAGAAAATAAAGAATTTTTAAATCATTTGCAAAATTTAGGTGTGGATGCTTTTTTAATGGGCGAATATTTAATGCGTAAAAAAGATGAATGTGAAGCCTTAAAAGCTTTATTTTAA
- a CDS encoding HIT family protein, translating to MQYLYAPWRNEYFEKEKKSCPFCDCANKIKSDEELGVIFRAKHCFGVMNRYPYSAGHFMVIPYLHEEHIENLNAEVWQEMSHFVRLGVKILKEYIHASGVNIGMNLSKDAGAGIALHCHYHLVPRWAGDTNFITTIGETRVCSTYIDQVYQKLVLAFKNIK from the coding sequence ATGCAGTATCTATATGCACCTTGGCGAAATGAATACTTTGAAAAAGAAAAAAAATCTTGCCCTTTTTGTGATTGTGCGAATAAAATCAAAAGTGATGAAGAACTAGGTGTGATTTTTAGAGCAAAACACTGTTTTGGGGTGATGAATCGTTATCCTTATTCGGCAGGACATTTTATGGTTATTCCTTATTTGCATGAAGAACATATAGAAAATTTAAACGCTGAAGTTTGGCAAGAGATGAGCCATTTTGTGCGTTTAGGGGTTAAAATTTTAAAAGAATATATTCATGCAAGTGGTGTAAATATAGGTATGAATTTAAGCAAAGATGCTGGAGCTGGGATAGCTTTGCATTGCCATTATCATTTAGTCCCGCGTTGGGCGGGAGATACTAATTTTATCACAACTATAGGAGAAACAAGAGTTTGTTCAACTTATATTGATCAAGTGTATCAAAAGCTTGTTTTGGCTTTTAAAAATATTAAATAA
- a CDS encoding autotransporter outer membrane beta-barrel domain-containing protein, with protein MASSKKLILSLATISCLSSLALAQISGPPYAIPYTQGNNYYYTLLGYYPGTQIEVNGNGSTNSIFLGRYAYVKNGDGSKTIYAYVDNSDKINIPYIINKGIIAGSLNIENKNQTQKDASINVNTIDNQGFLKNAYIGIWGDKQANITINSFSNSGIVYNSQDQAIYLEKNVQITDFTNTGLIAGTTNKRIFGSQNVSSIQIGKDQESLQRSSTTTTIKNFKNQGLIGNSNQDANAIGFNSANLTTFINTQLILSQGKAIHLESTHITNFINRGFIGAYGPYTFGNTSNSSGITILRSTIDNFINTGIISGVIGVNLSGDISTFINTGFIRSTDSTSEQRAAINLFNTDSKAPNIDYLINAGTLDSQSQGILITAGSTINNLFNTGTIKAQKDGITFISENHTQNDIKIGKIILTKDSSIDATQNAINVNLVQSSRNSHNKNLSIDSINIQEGAKVSGQEVGIKIEKSNGSGSRSVGQIIVAGEVSGKEGGIVNEGTIKASDNTAIIVKESGSITSSNGKSAIVNKGSIEGDIKIQGTLSSIENSSTIKGNITNNGSNNLEIKNQNSAKIEGNLFNTGKGKLTIENQNNGSSTATISGNIANTGDGSLMLNNSSTLTGNIYNYGSGKLTIENQTNTQNGNTSISGYVANIGMGQLELMNNASISGSAYNIGGGSLMLNNSSTLKSVYNYGSGDLKIENKNSATINSIMNQGSGNVILDNSATITQGITNQGTGNLMITNQSGASIENISNESSGDVMLNNTGSITKGITNSGNGNLNLTNQENATISGGITNSGSGTLMLNNFGSIGTNTDGYNISNEGSGSVNITSWTIRTGSNNKLQTLTVGGKSANSVMVGNLIVDQGNLNMDELNDIKNLVKGVSLNNIKKIKTNGGGEMILNYDALSGKISTDFNLNASIIGASFRSLNASSIKRNAFVDGLMNNMNLSLTFNPNHFNLNTNLTFNEDNLYASINDYIQSDIQTYTHDNIKEHALVILPYFSSQSVELSLNEKSKGHIKGNILAYSTLKESGTYSFYAGYEDTKMNSYYFDVKNRTYYTGIKYFNTLFYTDNNQEVYIKAQAKAAFIKNEFLKKIANNEASANPNAYTYGGGIDLGMNFILGSHMLTPQIGLGYEGSYMQAYSIKDIKGRASVQKGERIYKNINNLFSTKASFAYFKDWLPYLKTSIELGAKLYMNTTIHTKARFGTIKVEDEINLARIQRFANASLILPLNQSFIMSMNYNAQNSKDATTHTAYAQFSYLW; from the coding sequence ATGGCTTCTTCCAAAAAACTTATTTTATCTTTAGCTACTATTTCTTGTTTAAGCTCTTTAGCCTTAGCTCAAATTAGTGGACCACCTTACGCTATACCTTATACTCAAGGAAATAATTACTACTATACTCTTTTAGGATATTATCCAGGAACTCAAATTGAAGTAAATGGTAATGGAAGTACCAATAGCATCTTTTTAGGTAGATATGCTTATGTTAAAAATGGTGATGGATCAAAAACAATTTATGCTTATGTGGATAATTCTGATAAAATCAATATACCTTATATAATTAATAAAGGAATCATAGCTGGTTCTTTAAACATAGAAAACAAAAATCAAACTCAAAAAGATGCATCCATAAATGTTAACACCATAGACAATCAAGGCTTTCTTAAAAATGCCTACATAGGAATTTGGGGAGATAAACAAGCAAACATAACAATAAACTCTTTTTCAAACTCAGGCATTGTCTATAACTCACAAGATCAAGCAATATATCTTGAAAAAAATGTACAAATCACTGATTTTACCAATACCGGGCTCATCGCAGGAACAACAAATAAACGCATATTTGGCAGTCAAAATGTAAGCAGTATCCAAATAGGAAAAGATCAAGAATCATTACAGCGTTCCTCTACCACCACTACCATAAAAAACTTTAAAAACCAAGGTCTAATAGGAAATAGCAACCAAGACGCCAATGCCATTGGCTTTAATAGTGCAAACCTCACTACCTTCATCAACACCCAATTAATCCTAAGTCAAGGAAAAGCCATACATCTTGAAAGTACCCACATTACAAACTTTATCAATAGAGGCTTTATAGGAGCTTATGGACCTTATACTTTTGGCAATACCTCAAATTCATCAGGTATTACCATTTTACGCAGCACCATTGATAATTTTATCAATACAGGTATTATCTCAGGAGTAATAGGTGTAAATCTATCAGGAGATATTTCAACCTTTATCAATACAGGTTTTATAAGATCAACCGATAGCACTAGTGAACAACGTGCAGCCATAAATTTATTTAACACAGATAGTAAAGCACCAAATATTGATTATCTTATCAACGCAGGTACTCTTGACTCACAATCTCAAGGCATACTCATAACAGCAGGAAGCACTATAAACAATCTTTTTAATACAGGAACCATAAAAGCACAAAAAGATGGTATCACTTTTATTTCAGAAAACCATACTCAAAATGATATAAAAATAGGTAAAATCATCCTAACAAAAGATAGCAGCATAGATGCCACACAAAACGCTATCAATGTAAATTTAGTACAAAGTAGTAGGAATTCTCACAACAAAAACCTCTCTATAGACTCCATAAACATCCAAGAAGGTGCCAAGGTTTCTGGGCAAGAAGTAGGTATAAAAATAGAAAAAAGCAATGGCTCTGGTTCTAGATCTGTAGGTCAAATCATAGTAGCTGGAGAAGTCTCAGGTAAGGAAGGTGGTATAGTCAACGAAGGCACCATAAAAGCTAGTGATAACACAGCCATCATAGTAAAAGAAAGTGGAAGCATCACTTCAAGTAATGGTAAATCGGCTATAGTAAATAAAGGAAGCATAGAAGGTGATATTAAAATCCAAGGTACTCTAAGTTCTATTGAAAACTCTTCTACCATAAAAGGAAACATTACAAACAATGGTTCTAATAATTTAGAAATAAAAAATCAAAACAGCGCCAAAATAGAAGGAAATTTATTTAATACCGGAAAAGGTAAATTAACTATAGAAAACCAAAACAATGGTAGTAGTACTGCTACTATAAGTGGAAATATAGCCAACACAGGAGATGGTAGTTTAATGCTTAATAACTCCTCCACTTTAACAGGAAATATATACAATTATGGAAGTGGTAAATTAACTATAGAAAACCAAACTAATACTCAAAATGGCAATACTTCCATCTCAGGTTATGTTGCAAACATAGGAATGGGTCAATTAGAACTCATGAATAATGCAAGCATTAGTGGAAGTGCTTATAATATAGGAGGAGGTAGTTTAATGCTTAATAACTCCTCCACTTTAAAAAGTGTATACAATTATGGAAGTGGCGATTTAAAAATAGAAAATAAAAATAGTGCTACTATTAATTCTATCATGAATCAAGGAAGTGGTAATGTAATACTTGATAATAGTGCTACTATAACTCAAGGCATCACAAATCAAGGAACAGGTAATTTAATGATAACTAACCAAAGTGGTGCTAGCATTGAAAATATTAGCAATGAAAGCTCAGGCGATGTAATGCTTAACAACACTGGTTCTATAACAAAAGGTATAACAAACTCTGGTAATGGTAATCTAAACCTAACCAACCAAGAAAATGCCACCATAAGTGGAGGTATAACAAACTCTGGCTCAGGCACCCTAATGCTTAATAACTTTGGCTCTATAGGAACAAATACTGATGGCTATAACATAAGCAATGAAGGAAGTGGTAGTGTTAATATCACTTCTTGGACTATACGTACAGGAAGTAATAATAAACTCCAAACCCTTACAGTAGGAGGAAAAAGTGCTAATTCTGTTATGGTTGGAAACCTTATAGTTGATCAAGGTAATCTTAATATGGATGAACTTAATGATATTAAAAATCTTGTTAAGGGAGTAAGTTTAAATAATATAAAAAAAATAAAAACTAATGGTGGTGGAGAAATGATATTAAACTATGATGCTTTAAGTGGAAAAATCTCTACAGACTTTAATCTTAATGCTTCTATTATAGGAGCAAGCTTTAGATCTTTAAATGCTTCTAGCATTAAAAGAAATGCTTTTGTAGATGGCTTAATGAATAATATGAATTTAAGTTTAACTTTTAATCCTAATCATTTTAATCTTAATACTAATCTTACTTTTAATGAAGATAATTTATATGCTAGTATTAATGATTATATACAAAGTGATATACAAACTTATACTCATGATAATATTAAAGAACATGCCTTAGTTATACTACCTTATTTTTCTTCTCAAAGTGTAGAACTTTCTTTAAATGAAAAAAGTAAAGGACATATTAAAGGTAATATACTTGCTTATTCTACCTTAAAAGAAAGTGGAACTTATAGTTTTTATGCAGGTTATGAAGATACTAAGATGAACTCTTATTATTTTGATGTAAAAAACCGTACTTATTATACAGGTATAAAATATTTTAATACCTTATTTTATACAGACAATAATCAAGAAGTCTATATTAAAGCTCAAGCTAAAGCAGCTTTTATTAAAAATGAGTTCTTAAAGAAAATAGCCAATAATGAAGCTAGTGCTAATCCTAATGCTTATACTTATGGAGGAGGTATAGATTTAGGAATGAATTTTATCTTAGGATCTCATATGCTTACTCCTCAAATAGGTTTAGGTTATGAAGGATCTTATATGCAAGCTTATAGTATAAAAGATATTAAAGGTAGGGCTAGTGTACAAAAAGGAGAAAGAATATATAAAAATATCAATAATCTTTTTTCTACTAAGGCTAGCTTTGCTTATTTTAAAGACTGGTTACCTTATTTAAAGACTTCTATAGAATTAGGAGCTAAACTTTATATGAATACTACTATACATACTAAAGCACGCTTTGGTACTATTAAAGTAGAAGATGAAATAAACTTAGCAAGAATACAAAGATTTGCAAATGCTTCTTTAATACTGCCTTTAAATCAAAGCTTTATTATGAGTATGAATTATAATGCTCAAAATAGTAAAGATGCTACTACTCATACTGCTTATGCTCAATTTAGTTATTTGTGGTAG